A window of Fragaria vesca subsp. vesca linkage group LG7, FraVesHawaii_1.0, whole genome shotgun sequence contains these coding sequences:
- the LOC101314212 gene encoding uncharacterized membrane protein YuiD-like yields MDSIITNHPFTSFIPSPLNPHPKPFTATSSHLKKLKKSFVCFSQRPRSNSRNPRWPEPLSFRKLNPIWVLVPVLQSIRVLASSGKWVSEHHGFGFLQNSGIGIALMSVTTNAKVKISPFVTQLAANPTFVSGMFAWFVAQSMKVVLNFFVEKKWDLRILCASGGMPSSHSALCTALTTSVALCHGVADSLFPVCLGFSLIVMYDATGVRRHAGMQAEVLNIVVEYLFQGHPISQNKLKELLGHTPSQVLAGAVLGIVVACVCCQSSLVAA; encoded by the exons ATGGACTCTATCATAACCAACCACCCATTCACCTCCTTCATTCCCAGCCCCTTAAACCCGCACCCAAAACCCTTCACAGCAACTTCATCCCATCTCAAGAAGCTTAAGAAGTCTTTTGTTTGTTTCTCTCAACGGCCTAGGTCGAATTCCAGAAACCCAAGATGGCCAGAGCCCTTGTCTTTCCGCAAGTTAAACCCTATCTGGGTTTTGGTCCCGGTGCTCCAGAGCATCAGGGTTTTAGCTTCTTCTGGGAAATGGGTTTCTGAGCATCATGGTTTTGGGTTTTTACAGAACAGTGGGATTGGGATAGCGTTGATGAGTGTGACAACGAATGCCAAGGTGAAGATTAGTCCTTTTGTGACTCAACTGGCTGCGAACCCGACCTTTGTTTCGGGCATGTTTGCTTGGTTTGTGGCGCAGTCGATGAAAGTGGTGTTGAATTTCTTTGTGGAGAAGAAGTGGGATTTGAGGATATTGTGTGCTTCTGGAGGCATGCCTTCGTCTCATTCGGCTTTGTGCACTGCTTTGACTACCTCTGTGGCGCTTTGTCATGGTGTTGCGGACTCGTTGTTTCCGGTTTGTTTGGGGTTTAGTCTCATTGTTATGTATGATGCTACTGGGGTGAGGAGACATGCTGGTATGCAAGCTGAG GTGCTAAATATAGTGGTAGAGTACTTATTCCAAGGGCATCCAATCAGCCAAAACAAGCTCAAGGAACTACTTGGTCACACGCCCTCCCAGGTTCTTGCTGGGGCTGTCCTTGGCATTGTGGTCGCTTGTGTTTGTTGCCAGAGTAGCTTGGTAGCTGCTTGA